Proteins encoded by one window of Myxocyprinus asiaticus isolate MX2 ecotype Aquarium Trade chromosome 35, UBuf_Myxa_2, whole genome shotgun sequence:
- the LOC127426565 gene encoding uncharacterized protein LOC127426565 produces the protein MANSKSSQTTRNIVIACLALWSIISLIIIVVWATSPEMKGATQCRTEMQALTETHEEAKIVWIKDRRALEILVRQGWRNQTLLQNQIDQYKEQLRLLNVSLESSQQENAFLNSNITLLESKIEEYKSMEWNLTAEIILQKDQIEALEHNLTLKAQELESCEALRIAAKQLQNVAEKQTQTCETSKQYLQKQLTKCKNMEHHEHGTIEYHLNLNDNSAQGTITSSVALVAILCLSLLLVQ, from the exons ATGGCAAACTCGAAATCGTCCCAGACAACGCGAAACATTGTGATTGCCTGCCTGGCCTTGTGGTCAATCATCTCCCTTATCATTATTGTGGTATGGGCCACTTCGCCCGAGATGAAAGGAGCCACCCAGTGTCGCACAGAGATGCAAGCCCTCACAGAAACACATGAAGAGGCAAAGATCGTGTGGATCAAAGACCGAAGAGCCCTAGAGATCCTAGTGAGACAGGGATGGAGGAATCAGACTCTCCTACAAAATCAAATCGACCAGTACAAGGAGCAGTTGCGATTACTCAACGTGTCTCTTGAGTCCAGCCAGCAGGAAAAT GCCTTTTTGAATAGTAACATAACCTTACTGGAGAGCAAGATTGAAGAATACAAAAGCATGGAGTGGAACCTCACTGCTGAAATCATCCTGCAGAAAG ACCAAATTGAAGCCCTGGAACATAATTTGACACTGAAGGCCCAGGAGTTGGAGTCATGTGAGGCTTTACGAATTGCTGCCAAACAGCTCCAAAATGTTGCAGAGAAGCAGACACAGACCTGCGAGACCAGCAAGCAATATTTACAGAAACAACT CACAAAGTGCAAAAACATGGAGCATCATGAACATGGGACCATTGAATACCATCTTAATCTCAATGACAATTCAGCCCAAGGAACCATTACAAGTAGTGTTGCACTGGTCGCAATCCTTTGCCTCAGTCTGCTGTTGGTACAAT AG